In one Corallococcus sp. EGB genomic region, the following are encoded:
- a CDS encoding asparagine synthase-related protein, which produces MPTRDPKASPSRRAPARGLVPRAVSDLLRHARASNTPLRPEVEPIGVALPRVLREAETRDEEGLAARLLSAWSDTVRAHVEAGTHEVSLSGGVDSAALCAMAARHAPGKVRAWTMDVHFADAVERSNARRMAKVTGAELVDVLIPDAVLPDLFEHAVLANQTVILNARAVASYVFYLEARRQGAGPVLLSGAGADEVLRGNPVAIASAKARVDEDRALAAQVLAAVDNSRATFRADSRDHEDLPRAAQEAVDKSDRPGDGAPHRDQESKPSTRPATGAPAPENPGADQAGARRGTSAPVDNLRAVSEGEDSDHAPSAPPVDNLGTGLAAPWELPSEDALLSEELRYAKWVLTELILPPELRGARAHGLTVRTPYLDEGFARMALALPESVLLREGFGKWLFRHAVRSLVPEEVRLARKTPRYGHTALSSPVRSRWLELYRAWLSPERLEPLQVIDSRAVRGLLERYTRLPPDDLRAGPMDRLLMRLVSLAMLQVHPKAPS; this is translated from the coding sequence ATGCCGACCCGCGATCCCAAGGCGTCGCCTTCACGCAGGGCTCCCGCGCGCGGCCTGGTTCCTCGGGCGGTGAGCGACCTGCTGCGCCATGCCCGTGCGTCCAACACGCCTTTGCGGCCGGAAGTGGAGCCCATCGGGGTGGCGCTGCCTCGAGTCCTCCGGGAAGCGGAGACACGGGATGAGGAAGGGCTCGCGGCGCGGCTGTTGTCCGCCTGGTCCGACACCGTGCGAGCGCATGTGGAGGCAGGCACGCATGAAGTGAGCCTGAGCGGCGGCGTGGACAGCGCGGCCCTGTGCGCGATGGCCGCGCGGCACGCCCCCGGGAAGGTGCGCGCGTGGACCATGGACGTGCACTTCGCGGACGCGGTGGAGCGGAGCAACGCACGGCGGATGGCGAAGGTGACGGGTGCGGAGCTGGTGGACGTGCTCATCCCGGACGCCGTGCTCCCGGACCTGTTCGAGCACGCGGTCCTCGCCAACCAGACCGTCATCCTCAACGCCCGGGCCGTGGCCAGCTACGTGTTCTACCTGGAGGCCCGGCGGCAGGGCGCGGGGCCCGTCCTCCTGAGCGGCGCGGGGGCGGATGAAGTGCTGCGGGGCAACCCTGTCGCCATCGCATCCGCGAAGGCCCGCGTAGACGAGGACCGGGCCCTGGCCGCGCAGGTCCTGGCGGCTGTGGATAACTCGCGGGCGACGTTCCGAGCGGACTCGCGCGATCATGAGGACCTCCCCCGAGCGGCCCAGGAGGCTGTGGACAAGTCAGACAGGCCTGGGGACGGAGCGCCGCATCGCGATCAGGAATCAAAGCCATCCACGCGGCCGGCCACGGGAGCACCGGCGCCGGAGAACCCGGGTGCCGATCAAGCCGGAGCCCGTCGCGGGACCTCCGCGCCTGTGGACAACTTGAGGGCTGTTTCCGAGGGCGAAGACAGCGATCACGCCCCAAGCGCCCCCCCTGTGGACAACCTGGGGACCGGGCTCGCCGCGCCGTGGGAGCTACCATCGGAGGATGCGCTCCTCTCCGAGGAGCTGCGCTACGCGAAGTGGGTGCTGACCGAGCTCATCCTCCCGCCCGAGCTGCGAGGCGCCCGGGCCCATGGGCTCACGGTCCGCACGCCCTATCTGGATGAAGGCTTCGCGCGAATGGCGCTGGCCCTGCCGGAGTCCGTGCTGCTGCGGGAAGGGTTCGGCAAGTGGCTGTTCCGGCACGCGGTGCGGTCGCTGGTGCCGGAGGAGGTCCGCCTCGCGCGCAAGACGCCCCGGTATGGGCACACCGCGCTCTCCAGTCCGGTGCGCTCTCGCTGGCTGGAGCTGTATCGCGCGTGGCTGTCCCCCGAGAGGCTGGAGCCCCTCCAGGTCATCGACTCGCGAGCGGTGAGGGGCTTGCTGGAGCGCTACACCCGCCTGCCTCCGGATGACTTGAGGGCAGGACCGATGGATCGCCTGTTGATGCGCCTCGTGTCCCTGGCCATGCTCCAGGTCCACCCCAAGGCGCCCTCCTGA
- a CDS encoding glycosyltransferase: MPRVLIATSPEKGHLNPMVGVAQWLRRLGHTVGWLCIPEPAPQLEALGVEVLRLPHVEAAPPGIETGGEALAKLVLDDVALGKWIRGLLLDSVPAMLEPVREVVHAFRPDVMALDGMQYAAVLAAHLEGIPWAGVSSALTLLEPRPEIPLLRNVGALRDDRQALFRRHGFDASFRTCECLSPRLNIVFATEAFLGPDAGVPPNTLLVGPSVPPEPRGDEVSFPWERLGHKPVLYVSFGSQISYQPELFRLIAEAAKPFDVTLVLCAGELADTDFPSTLPGDVVAVRYTPQRQVLERAAAFISHGGANSVMEAMTAGVPMLLLPVCNDQPVQAHFLERAGAGLARDPRTLTVESCREAIAKLLEPKSPMRDRVAEISRSYRAHDGARTTAERVAGLAV, translated from the coding sequence ATGCCCCGAGTCCTCATCGCCACCTCTCCCGAGAAGGGCCACCTCAACCCGATGGTCGGCGTGGCCCAGTGGCTGCGCCGCCTGGGCCACACCGTCGGATGGCTGTGCATCCCCGAACCCGCGCCGCAGCTCGAGGCCCTGGGCGTGGAGGTGCTGCGCCTGCCGCACGTCGAGGCCGCGCCGCCCGGCATCGAGACCGGGGGCGAGGCGCTGGCGAAGCTGGTGCTCGATGACGTGGCGCTGGGGAAGTGGATCCGGGGCCTGCTCCTGGATTCGGTCCCCGCGATGCTGGAGCCTGTACGCGAAGTGGTGCACGCCTTTCGTCCGGACGTGATGGCCTTGGACGGGATGCAGTACGCGGCGGTGCTCGCGGCGCATCTGGAGGGCATCCCCTGGGCGGGCGTGTCCTCCGCGCTCACGCTGCTGGAGCCACGGCCGGAGATTCCCCTGCTGCGCAACGTGGGGGCGTTGAGGGACGACCGTCAGGCGCTGTTCCGCCGTCACGGCTTCGACGCGAGCTTCCGCACCTGCGAGTGCCTGTCCCCCCGCCTCAACATCGTCTTCGCCACCGAGGCGTTCCTGGGGCCGGACGCGGGAGTGCCTCCGAACACGCTGCTCGTGGGCCCCTCCGTACCGCCCGAGCCCCGGGGAGACGAGGTGTCCTTCCCCTGGGAGCGCCTGGGCCACAAGCCGGTGCTGTACGTGTCCTTCGGCAGCCAGATTTCGTATCAGCCGGAGCTGTTCCGACTCATCGCGGAGGCCGCGAAGCCGTTCGACGTGACGCTGGTGTTGTGCGCGGGAGAGCTGGCGGACACGGACTTCCCGAGCACGCTGCCCGGCGACGTGGTGGCGGTGCGCTACACGCCGCAGCGGCAGGTGCTGGAGCGCGCGGCGGCGTTCATCTCGCACGGTGGCGCCAACTCCGTGATGGAGGCGATGACGGCGGGCGTGCCCATGTTGCTGCTGCCCGTGTGCAACGACCAGCCCGTGCAGGCGCACTTCCTGGAGAGGGCCGGAGCGGGGCTCGCCAGGGACCCGAGGACCCTCACGGTGGAGTCGTGCCGTGAAGCCATCGCGAAGCTGCTGGAGCCGAAGTCCCCGATGCGCGACCGCGTGGCGGAGATCTCCCGTTCCTACCGTGCGCACGACGGCGCGAGGACCACCGCTGAGCGCGTCGCCGGGCTCGCGGTATGA
- a CDS encoding ROK family protein, whose protein sequence is MSRSKWNARRHHPEGITSLEVWNLPVFGRELWEVLGSPWVEADRRAGVPGATLSARVMLPLAEALFLLVKKHAPDAAYLSGGLAELDGFPAALREATVSLRCPVHIALSPRFAPVRAGLRMLEAKGARSPLCVDVGQTSIKLARPGATRVVERNLETLPPLFIGQPRPADGHHIRDTVAFIAGALRMFLAEGTGEPPDALCLALPCPLDEHLMPGGCTYGFEGAASLVPDILAQAGLPDRGGPVLVLNDAELAAESARRAPQVKGRRVLCLTLGFGPGGALLEKPGP, encoded by the coding sequence ATGAGTCGCTCGAAGTGGAATGCTCGCCGGCACCACCCCGAGGGGATCACCTCGCTGGAGGTGTGGAACCTGCCCGTGTTCGGCCGCGAGCTGTGGGAGGTGTTGGGCTCGCCGTGGGTGGAGGCCGACCGGCGCGCGGGCGTTCCTGGTGCCACGCTCTCTGCCCGCGTGATGCTTCCGTTGGCGGAAGCGCTCTTCCTGCTGGTGAAGAAACACGCGCCGGACGCGGCGTACCTGAGTGGAGGACTCGCGGAGCTGGATGGCTTTCCCGCCGCGTTGAGGGAGGCCACGGTGTCGCTGCGCTGCCCGGTGCACATCGCGTTGTCACCGCGCTTCGCTCCCGTGCGCGCGGGGCTGCGCATGCTGGAAGCCAAGGGGGCGCGGAGTCCGCTCTGCGTGGACGTGGGGCAGACGAGCATCAAGCTCGCGCGTCCCGGCGCCACGCGCGTCGTCGAACGGAACCTCGAGACCCTGCCGCCACTGTTCATCGGACAGCCGCGTCCCGCGGATGGACATCACATCCGGGACACGGTGGCGTTCATCGCGGGAGCGCTGCGGATGTTCCTCGCGGAAGGCACCGGCGAGCCTCCGGACGCGCTGTGTCTGGCATTGCCATGTCCGCTGGATGAGCACCTGATGCCCGGGGGTTGTACCTACGGCTTCGAGGGCGCGGCGTCCCTGGTCCCCGACATCCTCGCCCAGGCGGGCCTGCCTGACAGGGGAGGTCCGGTGCTCGTGCTCAACGACGCGGAGCTGGCGGCCGAATCCGCGCGGCGGGCGCCACAGGTGAAGGGGCGCCGCGTGCTGTGCCTGACCCTGGGCTTCGGCCCGGGTGGCGCGCTGCTCGAAAAGCCAGGCCCCTGA
- a CDS encoding S1C family serine protease: MSTDTLQSLSQSISTVVERIAPSLVRVEARRRRGASGVVWDADGHILTTSHAVEHEGSIQVGLADGRSVSAELIGRDPSTDLALLKADATGLTALTPAPLDDVKVGNIVLALGRPGRTARATLGIVSAFGGNWRTHAGGQVDRYLETDADLPPGFSGGALVDAQGRFLGIPTAAFSRTAAVVIPGGTLTRVANSLREHGGIRRGYLGVGAYPVRLPREIEGTKAGLILLSVDPSGPAQQAGLLMGDVLVSLGGQTLCGVEDLLGYLGDDKVGTSVPAKVLRAGELREVPITVGKRS; encoded by the coding sequence ATGTCCACCGACACCCTCCAATCCCTCTCGCAGTCCATCTCCACCGTCGTCGAGCGCATCGCTCCCTCCCTCGTCCGCGTCGAGGCCCGCCGTCGCCGGGGCGCCAGCGGCGTCGTCTGGGATGCCGACGGCCACATCCTCACCACCAGCCACGCCGTCGAACACGAGGGCTCCATCCAGGTGGGCCTCGCGGACGGGCGCTCGGTGTCCGCCGAGCTCATCGGCCGCGACCCGAGCACCGACCTCGCGCTCCTCAAGGCCGACGCCACCGGGCTCACCGCGCTCACGCCCGCGCCGCTCGATGACGTGAAGGTGGGCAACATCGTCCTGGCCCTGGGCCGGCCGGGGCGCACGGCGCGGGCCACGCTGGGCATCGTCAGCGCGTTCGGCGGCAACTGGCGCACGCACGCGGGCGGACAGGTGGACCGCTACCTGGAGACCGACGCGGACCTGCCTCCGGGCTTCTCCGGCGGCGCGCTCGTGGACGCGCAGGGCCGCTTCCTGGGCATCCCCACGGCGGCCTTCTCGCGCACCGCCGCGGTCGTCATCCCTGGTGGCACGCTGACGCGCGTGGCGAACTCGCTGCGCGAGCACGGAGGCATCCGCCGCGGCTACCTGGGCGTGGGCGCCTACCCGGTGCGCCTGCCGCGCGAAATCGAGGGCACGAAGGCGGGCCTCATCCTGCTCTCCGTGGATCCGAGCGGGCCCGCGCAGCAAGCAGGGCTGCTGATGGGCGACGTGCTGGTGAGCCTGGGCGGCCAGACGCTGTGCGGCGTGGAGGACCTGCTGGGCTACCTGGGCGACGACAAGGTGGGCACGTCCGTCCCGGCGAAGGTGTTGCGCGCGGGCGAGCTGCGCGAGGTGCCCATCACCGTGGGCAAGCGTTCTTGA
- a CDS encoding S1C family serine protease, with protein MNLLQQLSDDLEGLVAGAAPAVVGVEHARGHGTGLFLTPDGYVLTNRHVVMRSPKRLTVQLHNGEERRGTLVGADAPTDLAVVRAEGDHFPTLPLADPETVRVGQLVMAIGNPFRLEQSVSLGVVSAINRSITLPDGVILEGMLQTDAAINPGNSGGPLLDTRGRVVGLNTLVLPFAQGIGFAVSATTAAWVAGLLIQRGRVDRKFLGIAATAVNLEPALAKDTGQPRAVRVLKVQEGTPADDAGLQPDDLLLGINSRPVSSVDDLQRLMALATEEEVHLDVLRKGRRRDVSARARHRREPVAA; from the coding sequence ATGAACCTGTTGCAGCAGCTCTCGGATGACCTGGAAGGACTCGTGGCCGGCGCGGCTCCGGCGGTGGTGGGCGTGGAGCACGCGCGAGGCCACGGCACCGGTCTGTTCCTCACGCCGGACGGCTACGTGCTCACCAACCGGCACGTGGTGATGCGCTCGCCCAAGCGCCTCACCGTGCAGCTCCACAACGGCGAGGAGCGCCGGGGCACGCTGGTGGGCGCGGACGCCCCCACGGACCTCGCGGTGGTGCGCGCGGAGGGAGACCACTTCCCCACGCTGCCGCTCGCGGATCCGGAGACGGTGCGGGTGGGGCAGCTGGTGATGGCCATCGGCAATCCCTTCCGCCTGGAGCAGTCCGTGTCGCTGGGCGTGGTGAGCGCCATCAACCGCTCCATCACGCTGCCCGACGGCGTCATCCTGGAGGGGATGCTCCAGACGGACGCGGCCATCAACCCGGGCAACTCCGGCGGGCCGTTGCTCGACACGCGCGGGCGCGTGGTGGGGCTCAACACGCTGGTGTTGCCGTTCGCGCAGGGCATCGGCTTCGCGGTGAGCGCCACCACGGCGGCCTGGGTCGCGGGCCTGCTCATCCAGCGCGGCCGGGTGGACCGGAAGTTCCTGGGCATCGCCGCCACGGCGGTGAACCTGGAGCCCGCGCTCGCGAAGGACACCGGACAGCCCCGCGCCGTGCGAGTGCTGAAGGTGCAGGAGGGCACTCCCGCCGACGACGCGGGCCTCCAGCCGGACGACCTGCTGCTCGGCATCAACAGCCGGCCGGTGAGCAGCGTGGACGACCTTCAGCGGCTGATGGCGCTCGCCACCGAGGAGGAGGTGCACCTGGACGTGCTGCGCAAGGGCCGCCGCAGGGACGTCTCCGCCCGGGCCCGCCACCGCCGCGAGCCGGTGGCGGCGTGA
- a CDS encoding phytanoyl-CoA dioxygenase family protein, which translates to MSPSTTHDVTAELAERIEREGFAILPHGITPDAADALLQALHSVSEDAAASQRRGGVRNLLENVPAVRELARSGHVREAAEAVLGSHCFAVRGLLFDKTPDANWKVIWHQDLTLAVRERRDVPGFGPWSEKAGVPCVQPPTSVLEDMVAVRVHLDDCGEDNGPVRVLAGSHREGRLHSSLIPGWLERSPPVDCLVPRCGLLVMRPLLLHASSPARVPAHRRVIHLEFAARPLPGGLEWHARV; encoded by the coding sequence ATGTCCCCATCGACGACGCATGACGTGACCGCGGAGCTGGCCGAGCGCATCGAGCGCGAGGGCTTCGCCATCCTCCCGCACGGCATCACGCCCGACGCCGCGGATGCGCTGCTTCAGGCCCTGCACTCCGTGAGCGAAGACGCAGCGGCCTCGCAGCGGCGTGGCGGCGTGCGAAACCTGCTGGAGAACGTGCCCGCCGTCCGGGAGCTGGCCCGCTCGGGCCACGTGCGCGAAGCCGCGGAGGCGGTCCTGGGCTCGCACTGCTTCGCGGTGCGCGGGCTGCTGTTCGACAAGACCCCGGACGCGAACTGGAAGGTCATCTGGCACCAGGACCTGACCCTCGCCGTGCGCGAGCGCCGCGACGTGCCTGGCTTCGGCCCCTGGTCGGAGAAGGCCGGTGTGCCCTGCGTGCAGCCGCCCACGTCCGTCCTGGAGGACATGGTCGCGGTGCGCGTCCACCTGGACGACTGCGGCGAGGACAACGGCCCCGTGCGCGTGCTCGCGGGCTCACACCGTGAGGGACGCCTGCACTCTTCGCTCATCCCGGGCTGGCTCGAACGCAGTCCTCCCGTGGACTGCCTCGTGCCTCGCTGCGGCCTGTTGGTGATGAGGCCCCTGCTGCTGCACGCCTCGTCACCGGCGCGCGTGCCCGCGCACCGTCGGGTCATCCATCTGGAGTTCGCGGCGAGGCCCCTGCCCGGCGGGCTCGAATGGCACGCGCGCGTCTGA
- a CDS encoding oxygenase MpaB family protein translates to MPHPASPPEDAASSGCPFSGAGKPPAASVPGPAYRKPFWRARLPEVSREIATLDARRDCQRIVHLLTNYEFSFDIVRSTEIALFHTYGSRSVSRLLDRTGEFRKRGQKRYDDTRLLIARFMECGWEGAEGRRSLEQMNHIHSFFRIPNEDFLFVLWTFIDFPIQWMNDFGWRPFTAHEQEAWFHYWCEIGRRMGLKDIPEDKAAYDAFIRDYEAREFVPNEASHRVAQSTVDILAGWVPGPLRPLVAPISLSLVPPRLLPAIQFEAPPVWVGNLVRGALKLRKRVKRHVSLERYPSTLETTRNRTYPGNTYRIEGLGPDYAHRDAE, encoded by the coding sequence ATGCCCCACCCGGCCTCTCCTCCCGAGGACGCTGCTTCCTCGGGCTGCCCCTTCAGCGGCGCGGGGAAACCTCCTGCTGCCAGCGTGCCCGGTCCCGCCTATCGCAAGCCCTTCTGGCGGGCGCGGCTGCCCGAAGTGAGCCGGGAGATCGCCACCCTGGACGCACGGCGGGACTGCCAGCGCATCGTGCACCTGCTGACCAACTACGAGTTCTCGTTCGACATCGTGCGGTCCACGGAGATCGCCCTCTTCCACACCTACGGCAGCCGTTCCGTCTCCCGCCTGCTGGACCGCACGGGCGAGTTCCGCAAGCGCGGCCAGAAGCGCTACGACGACACGCGGCTGCTCATCGCGCGCTTCATGGAGTGTGGCTGGGAGGGGGCGGAGGGGCGCCGTTCGCTGGAGCAGATGAATCACATCCACTCCTTCTTCCGCATCCCGAACGAGGACTTCCTCTTCGTGCTGTGGACGTTCATCGACTTCCCCATCCAGTGGATGAACGACTTCGGCTGGCGTCCCTTCACCGCGCACGAGCAGGAGGCCTGGTTCCATTACTGGTGCGAGATTGGCCGCCGCATGGGCCTGAAGGACATCCCCGAGGACAAGGCCGCCTACGACGCCTTCATCCGAGACTACGAAGCCCGCGAGTTCGTCCCCAACGAGGCGAGCCACCGCGTGGCGCAATCCACCGTGGACATCCTCGCCGGCTGGGTGCCGGGCCCGCTGCGTCCGCTGGTGGCGCCCATCAGCCTCAGCCTGGTGCCACCGCGACTGCTGCCCGCCATCCAGTTCGAAGCCCCACCCGTCTGGGTCGGCAACCTGGTCCGAGGCGCGCTCAAGCTGCGCAAGCGGGTCAAACGCCACGTGTCCCTGGAGCGCTATCCGTCCACGCTGGAGACGACACGCAACCGCACCTACCCCGGCAACACCTACCGCATTGAAGGCCTGGGCCCGGACTACGCCCACCGCGACGCGGAATGA
- a CDS encoding redoxin domain-containing protein produces the protein MKQVFKALALTAAFVSAPVFAADTAEVGKPAPAFTLKDEAGKAHSLSEYKGKVVVLEWTNPECPFVKRHYEAKTMQNTQKGFDAKKVVWLTVDSSSTHNAKSAAEWKKKEGLSQPVLLDTDGTVGKSYAAKTTPHMYVIDGEGVVRYAGAIDNDPRGKEATKVNYVQTAVDALLNGKQVATPTSEPYGCSVKYKS, from the coding sequence ATGAAGCAGGTCTTCAAGGCTCTCGCTCTCACCGCGGCTTTCGTGTCCGCTCCCGTCTTCGCCGCGGACACCGCGGAGGTGGGCAAGCCCGCTCCGGCGTTCACGCTGAAGGACGAGGCGGGCAAGGCCCACTCGCTGTCCGAGTACAAGGGCAAGGTGGTGGTGCTCGAGTGGACGAACCCGGAGTGCCCGTTCGTGAAGCGGCACTACGAGGCCAAGACGATGCAGAACACGCAGAAGGGCTTCGATGCGAAGAAGGTGGTGTGGCTGACGGTGGACTCGTCCTCCACGCACAACGCGAAGAGCGCCGCCGAGTGGAAGAAGAAGGAGGGCCTCAGCCAGCCGGTGCTGCTGGACACGGACGGCACGGTGGGCAAGAGCTACGCGGCGAAGACGACCCCGCACATGTACGTCATCGACGGTGAGGGCGTGGTCCGCTACGCGGGCGCCATCGACAACGACCCGCGCGGCAAGGAAGCCACCAAGGTGAACTACGTGCAGACGGCGGTGGACGCGCTCCTCAACGGCAAGCAGGTGGCGACCCCGACCTCCGAGCCGTACGGCTGCTCCGTGAAGTACAAGAGCTGA
- a CDS encoding protein-disulfide reductase DsbD: MTHPWSKRSGSRLGGLGVVGALLLATWAQAAALPATAVGSTAPDEGDPRLEGALLLDATQVKAGGDFRVGVRLKLDPEWHVYWKNPGDSGLATDVSWDVPGVTVGDLRWPFPSTFRTPDGFITTHGYHDEVLLFAPAHVSENASGTLNVSAAVDALACKVHCIPAQLVLTRTLPVGPETVLDPEYAPRFDASQAEVPAPVGAQGAPRVAVKLDGATLTAGKPFTGTLTVTGADGKPFASGVEGDFFVPGRIAGVDSVALTQTAPGTFALKGQASSVVPRGEPRLTGALRLGTKAQGYTAVDVDTALAPVVAADGAVAGAAPLKVPSVKDAVGKVQPAAAPPVAGESPLGLGLALVFAFLGGALLNLMPCVFPVLALKAYGFTRMVQEEKGRVAPHAAAYAGGILATMLLLAGAVLAVRAGGASVGWGFQFQEPLFVAGVSAVLVAFALNLFGVYTLGADGTALAGKVDQSHGLLRSAGEGVLAVVLATPCSAPLLGTAVGFAFAAGPATVLLVFMALGLGLALPFCVLVLVPGLAKKLPKPGMWMERGKQFLGFALLGTTVWLVWVMGGLAGVDGMARLLAFLIAVGLGTWLYGQSQGLEGGRRGVTVALAVLVLVGSAAAALRFDEAQASLETRGAVASSHGGAQAWDEAAVSAALAAGQPVFVDFTADWCLTCKFNERTVLSRDDVRQAFLKHNVAFFVADWTRRDARITTKLAEHGRAGVPMYLVLSPGAPDKPEVLNELLTADSVIQAVQRAAECGSPLKGGSVVCARP; this comes from the coding sequence ATGACGCATCCGTGGAGCAAGAGGTCTGGAAGCCGGCTCGGTGGGCTGGGGGTGGTGGGCGCGTTGCTCCTGGCGACGTGGGCCCAGGCCGCCGCGCTGCCCGCCACCGCCGTGGGCAGCACCGCGCCGGACGAGGGCGACCCGCGCCTGGAGGGCGCGCTGCTGCTGGACGCCACCCAGGTGAAGGCGGGCGGCGATTTCCGCGTGGGTGTGCGCCTGAAGCTGGACCCGGAGTGGCACGTCTACTGGAAGAACCCGGGCGACTCCGGCCTGGCCACGGACGTGTCGTGGGACGTGCCGGGCGTCACGGTGGGGGACTTGCGCTGGCCCTTCCCCAGCACGTTCCGCACGCCGGACGGCTTCATCACCACGCACGGCTACCACGACGAGGTGCTGCTGTTCGCGCCCGCGCACGTGTCGGAGAACGCCAGCGGCACGTTGAACGTGTCCGCGGCGGTGGACGCGCTCGCGTGCAAGGTGCACTGCATCCCCGCGCAGCTGGTGCTGACGCGCACGCTGCCGGTGGGGCCGGAGACGGTGTTGGATCCGGAGTACGCGCCTCGGTTTGATGCCTCGCAGGCCGAGGTGCCGGCGCCGGTGGGTGCCCAGGGCGCTCCGCGCGTGGCCGTCAAGCTGGATGGCGCGACGCTGACCGCGGGCAAGCCCTTCACCGGCACGCTCACCGTGACGGGGGCGGACGGCAAGCCCTTCGCGAGCGGCGTGGAGGGTGACTTCTTCGTGCCCGGCCGCATCGCGGGCGTGGACAGCGTGGCGCTGACGCAGACGGCGCCGGGGACGTTCGCGCTGAAGGGGCAGGCGTCGTCGGTGGTGCCCCGGGGCGAGCCCCGGCTCACGGGCGCGCTGCGCCTGGGCACGAAGGCGCAGGGCTACACGGCGGTGGACGTGGACACGGCGCTCGCGCCGGTGGTGGCCGCGGACGGCGCGGTGGCGGGCGCGGCGCCCTTGAAGGTCCCGTCGGTGAAGGACGCGGTGGGCAAGGTGCAGCCCGCGGCGGCGCCTCCGGTGGCGGGCGAGTCGCCCCTGGGCCTGGGGCTCGCGCTGGTGTTCGCGTTCCTGGGCGGCGCGCTGCTCAACCTGATGCCGTGCGTGTTCCCGGTGCTGGCGCTCAAGGCATACGGCTTCACGCGGATGGTGCAGGAGGAGAAGGGCAGGGTCGCTCCGCACGCGGCGGCGTACGCGGGCGGCATCCTGGCGACGATGCTGCTGCTCGCGGGCGCGGTGCTGGCGGTGCGCGCGGGTGGCGCCAGCGTGGGCTGGGGCTTCCAGTTCCAGGAGCCGCTGTTCGTCGCGGGCGTGAGCGCGGTGCTGGTGGCGTTCGCGCTCAACCTCTTCGGCGTCTACACGCTGGGCGCGGACGGCACGGCGCTGGCGGGCAAGGTGGACCAGAGCCACGGCCTGCTGCGCAGCGCGGGCGAGGGCGTGCTCGCGGTGGTGCTGGCCACGCCGTGCTCGGCGCCGCTGTTGGGCACGGCGGTGGGCTTCGCGTTCGCGGCGGGCCCGGCCACGGTGCTGTTGGTGTTCATGGCGCTGGGGTTGGGATTGGCGCTGCCCTTCTGCGTGCTGGTGCTGGTGCCGGGGCTGGCGAAGAAGCTGCCCAAGCCGGGCATGTGGATGGAGCGCGGCAAGCAGTTCCTGGGCTTCGCGCTCCTGGGCACGACGGTGTGGCTGGTGTGGGTGATGGGCGGGCTGGCCGGCGTGGACGGGATGGCGCGGCTGCTCGCTTTCCTCATCGCGGTGGGTCTGGGCACGTGGCTGTACGGCCAGTCGCAGGGGCTGGAGGGCGGGCGCCGGGGCGTGACGGTGGCGCTGGCGGTGCTGGTGCTGGTGGGCTCGGCCGCGGCGGCGCTGCGCTTCGACGAGGCGCAGGCGTCCCTGGAGACGCGTGGCGCGGTGGCGTCGTCGCACGGTGGGGCGCAGGCGTGGGACGAGGCGGCGGTGTCGGCGGCGCTGGCGGCGGGGCAGCCGGTGTTCGTGGACTTCACGGCGGACTGGTGCCTCACGTGCAAGTTCAACGAGCGCACCGTGCTGTCGCGCGACGACGTGCGGCAGGCGTTCCTGAAGCACAACGTGGCCTTCTTCGTGGCGGACTGGACGCGGCGGGACGCGCGCATCACCACGAAGCTGGCGGAGCATGGCCGCGCGGGCGTGCCCATGTACCTGGTGCTGAGCCCGGGCGCGCCGGACAAGCCGGAGGTGCTCAACGAGCTGCTCACCGCGGACAGCGTCATCCAGGCGGTGCAGCGCGCGGCGGAGTGCGGGTCGCCGTTGAAGGGTGGCTCGGTGGTGTGTGCCCGGCCATGA